One window from the genome of Dioscorea cayenensis subsp. rotundata cultivar TDr96_F1 chromosome 3, TDr96_F1_v2_PseudoChromosome.rev07_lg8_w22 25.fasta, whole genome shotgun sequence encodes:
- the LOC120255100 gene encoding uncharacterized protein LOC120255100, protein MAPRMDIFAIKLRGLRQGDSLSLMLFTLVMDVLSSMFVHALNTKVLVGVPLGEFGSSCNLHYADDLLILTIGGLEDLRVVKLILYVFEGLTGLETNFDKTCLYSSKIGELPEVATAETLSCVMGTLLVTYLGIPISRSRPRKQDWEGLILNIRR, encoded by the coding sequence ATGGCTCCCCGAATGGATATATTCGCTATCAAATTAAGGGGTCTTCGACAAGGTGATTCGCTATCCCTTATGCTCTTCACACTGGTGATGGATGTGCTGAGCTCGATGTTTGTGCATGCTTTAAACACCAAAGTTCTAGTAGGGGTTCCCCTTGGGGAGTTTGGTAGTAGTTGTAACCTCCATTATGCTGATGATCTCCTAATCCTTACCATAGGGGGACTTGAAGATCTTAGAGTGGTGAAACTGATACTTTATGTGTTTGAAGGTTTGACTGGTTTGGAGACCAATTTTGATAAAACATGTCTTTACTCGAGCAAGATTGGTGAATTGCCAGAGGTTGCTACTGCCGAAACTCTCAGTTGTGTTATGGGTACGCTTCTAGTCACATATCTTGGTATCCCCATCTCTAGGAGTAGGCCACGTAAGCAGGACTGGGAAGGGCTTATTCTTAACATTAGAAGATGA